One window of the Cryptomeria japonica chromosome 7, Sugi_1.0, whole genome shotgun sequence genome contains the following:
- the LOC131856575 gene encoding secreted RxLR effector protein 161-like, with translation MSDCKPSITPIETGIKLEAHPREKFDSTLYRQLIGSLIYLTISRPDISYAVGVASRFMEEPYVQHWKMEKRILRYIKGTINFGLYYSHTKNAHIYGYCDSDFARDSIDRKSTSGYVFKLGIGAITWNSKKKSTIALSSTEAKYRSASEAAKEAIWLNQLLREIKMESSHSTTLLCDNKSCIALAKNPVYHQRSKHIEIQAHFIHEKVLNGDISLQYCQTKDQVADIFTKPLCSAKFSKFRSMLGLKKLPLRGSVHGNVTS, from the coding sequence ATGTCTGATTGCAAACCATCTATTACCCCTATTGAAACTGGTATCAAACTTGAAGCTCATCCTCGTGAAAAGTTTGACTCCACCCTTTATCGACAATTAATTGGGAGCCTAATTTATTTAACTATCTCTCGCCCTGATATTTCCTATGCAGTTGGTGTTGCATCTCGATTTATGGAAGAACCTTATGTTCAACATTGGAAAATGGAAAAACGTATTTTAAGATATATCAAAGGAACCATTAACTTTGGTCTTTATTATTCTCATACTAAAAATGCACATATATATGGATATTGTGATTCTGATTTTGCAAGGGATTCCATAGATCGAAAGTCCACTTCTGGATATGTGTTTAAACTTGGAATAGGTGCAATCACATGgaattctaaaaaaaaatcaactatAGCACTATCATCTACAGAAGCTAAATATCGAAGTGCCTCTGAAGCAGCTAAAGAAGCTATTTGGTTAAACCAACTTCTAAGAGAAATTAAAATGGAATCCAGTCATAGCACCACACTCTTATGTGACAATAAAAGTTGTATTGCACTTGCTAAGAATCCTGTTTATCATCAAAGATCTAAACATATTGAAATTCAAGCTCACTTCATACATGAGAAAGTATTAAATGGAGATATTTCTCTTCAATATTGCCAAactaaagatcaagttgcagacatatttacaAAGCCATTATGCAGTGCAAAATTCTCCAAATTCAGATCAATGCTTGGCCTCAAGAAGcttccattgagggggagtgtacaTGGCAATGTCACCTCCTAA